The Alkalihalobacillus sp. LMS6 genomic interval ATTTTACCGCTTATTTTCGGGGTCGCCATTGCGTTTACAAACTATTCAGCTCCCAACCATATTCCTCCAGCATCGTTAGTCGACTGGGTCGGCTTTCAAACGTTCATTGATCTATTTAATATGAAAACGTGGAACCGAACGTTTCTAGGCGTTTTTTCTTGGACCATCATTTGGGCAATCTTAGCAACCCTTACAACGTTTTTCGTTGGATTATTCTTTGCTGTATTACTCAACTCAAAAGGGATTCGCTTTCAAAAATTTTGGCGTAGCATCTATATTTTGCCTTGGGCCATTCCGTCATTCGTCTCCATTTTAATTATGCGAAATTTATTCAATGGCGAATTCGGACCAATTAATCAATACTTTGAATTTCTTGGACTTGCTGCCGTCCCTTGGTTAAGTGATCCGAACTGGGCGAAATTCACCCTCGTCCTCGTTAATATTTGGTTTGGCTTTCCATTCTGGATGGTGTTAATGAGTGGTGTCATGACAAGCATTGACCGTGAGTTGTATCAAGCAGCAGAGGTGGATGGCGCAAACGGACGTCAGCGATTTTGGCGGATTACACTTCCGATTGTGATGTTCTCAACAGCCCCGTTGCTTATTATGAATTTCGCAGGCAATTTCAATAATTTTAATTTGATTTATTTACTTACTCAAGGTGGACCTGTTAACGTCAACTATTCTTACGCAGGCTCAACCGACATTTTAATTTCTTGGATTTATAAGTTAACACTCGACCAGAGCCAGTTTGCCATTGCATCAGTTATTTCAATCTTAATCTTCCTTGCGCTCGCCGCAATTTCAATTTGGAATTTCAGACGGACGCGAGCATTTAAAGAGGAGGATACGATGCTATGACACGCAAACACAAAGAACGAATTGGCTCCTTTTTTAAACATCTTCTCTTAGTTCTTGTAGCCATCTTCACCATATATCCAGTCATTTGGATCGTCATGGGGTCGTTTAATCCAGGTACGTCTTTATTCGCCGCACAATTAATACCTGGTATGGACTGGAGTTTGTTTTGGGAAGGAGTACGCCACTTTAGCCCGAGCACGATTTTAGAAGCGTTTAGCTCTATTCGCCTTTCGCTCACACATTACAGCCACCTTTTTAGTGAGACACAGTATTTATTGTGGTATAAAAACACATTGAAAATTGCGTTTTGGAACATGATTTTATCCACATTCCTTGTTGTGACCGCAGCCTATGCCTTTAGTCGCTTTCGCTTTCCTGGAAGAAAACAAGGGCTTATGGCGATGCTTGTTTTGCAAATGTT includes:
- a CDS encoding carbohydrate ABC transporter permease translates to MRSHKNRGTLLSIIFMGFGQLYHRQYLKGCFFIALEIYLLLFWTLPFRNAMWGLYTLGETEQTRVGFNIVQGDHSIFLLIEGIIFLLCGLLFLWMYYLSIRDARKVGFQRDQGKKPHTFKQTLHFLSDKGFPYFLLMPSVLFTAFLTILPLIFGVAIAFTNYSAPNHIPPASLVDWVGFQTFIDLFNMKTWNRTFLGVFSWTIIWAILATLTTFFVGLFFAVLLNSKGIRFQKFWRSIYILPWAIPSFVSILIMRNLFNGEFGPINQYFEFLGLAAVPWLSDPNWAKFTLVLVNIWFGFPFWMVLMSGVMTSIDRELYQAAEVDGANGRQRFWRITLPIVMFSTAPLLIMNFAGNFNNFNLIYLLTQGGPVNVNYSYAGSTDILISWIYKLTLDQSQFAIASVISILIFLALAAISIWNFRRTRAFKEEDTML